Below is a window of Edaphobacter dinghuensis DNA.
TCGACTATCTGGTGAATAGTTACTGTTCTCATCCGCTTCTTCGCACAGCAATTCTGTGTGATATAAAAAAATCACATTCTCCAACTGCTTGTTTCCGCATCTACGTAGAGCAACGGGACAGCATTATGCTATTTCTGCCTTAGTTTTCTCCTTACTGAACTACTCGACCCCATCGAATAGTTCCTGGGCAGTTATGGCTATATTTTTTGATCGATCTGTAATTCTTCTTGTACTCAACAGGGCTCCTAGAGGCAGTGTGCAGCGAACTTACACACGGCTTCGGACCCTATTCGGGCAATTACCGCTTATATCTCGCATATACTGCGTTCGCCATATGACCCAAAAGAGGTATTTGCACCTCGAACGTGGAATACCCCTACGCCCCTGTGGGATGTAAAGCTAAGAGAGTTACTACCTAAATTTGGATTGTTGCTGCTAGTTATTCTCCCATCTGTAATGGAAACCGTTCTTATTAGTGAAGAGCACATTGAAATTTCGATCTCCTTTTTATTCAGGACAAGGTGCTATAGCGTGGAACTCTTTTCTATGGGAATGCTTCTGCAGTCTCGGGTGTGTTTCTCTCGAAGATCCCATGACCTCAATAGAATTCTCCGCTACACGTGCAAGGCGGGCGGCCAGAATTCAATGAACCTCATAGCACCCGTGGTGATTTAATGAAGAAAATTTTGCTTTCCCTTTTTCTTGTTCTTAGCTGTGTCTCGGCACATGCGAAAACATGGTATATCCGCACCGATGGTGGCACGGCCACACAGTGCACAGGTCTTGTAAACGCTGCGTATTCCGGATCAGGTACTGCACAGCCATGTGCTTATAACCACCCTTTTTACCTCGTTACAAATAACGTCGATACAACCCCCTTCGCCTGGAAAATTGCCGGAGGGGATACAGTCCAATTCGAAGATGTTGGCCCTTACTACATTGGACAAGGATTCAATGGTCTCGGGCAATCGTGGCTGGCTTGCGCCTCGGACAACCTTGATTGCGTGCTTCCTAACCTTCCGGCAGGTACTGCGGGTAATCCAACCAGGTTTCTGGGAAAGAACGCAGGGAGTTGTCATACCGCTGGTCATACAGGAACTTTAAATCCGACACAATGGATAGGACTCAATGGCGACTTCTGGATGCTAAGTATTCAGAACACATCTTATGTTGATGTTGAATGCTTTGACTTCACACAGCCTGATCAATGCTCAATGGGCGGTACTGGTTTTCTTCCGGCCGATCAGGTGTGCTCGAACGGCGTCAATAACTATGTGAAACACGGTTTGATGCTGAGCTATCTGACTGGGCAGGGTCCTTCTAACTCAACCGTATCTGACCTTTCGATTCACGGACTTTCGAACGAGGCAGTCAGCGGCGGCAAAATGAATCAATCAGCCAGTGATGTGATGAACTTATCGGATATCTACATCTACGGTAATGGCGGAGCCGGATTCGATTCAGATGCAGGTAACTGCGGAAATTCGTGTGAGTCGGTAGGCACGGTGAATATCAATCATTGGATCGTTAACTGGAACGGTTGCGTTGAAGTGAAGCCCAACGGCGGCACGATCGGAGGCAATGGTTACACCGACTGTACGGACCAGTCTCATTCAGGATACGGCGATGGTTTCACCATGATTGCTGAAGGTAACAGCACCTGGAATGTCTCCGATATCTCCGTCAATTGGAATACGCAGGATGGGTTTGATGGCCTTCACATGGGAGACGATCCAACAACAAATCCGGTGGTCAATATTACTCGGCTGAGCGCGCAGGGTAATATGGGCCAACAACTGAAGACGGGCGGATCGATCAAGCTCACGAACAGTTGGTTCAACGGAAATTGCCGTCGACTTTCCACTCCATTTGCACCGAATCCGAATGGGTATAACGCTCAATTGGGAGACTTCTGCCGAGCAGGTCCAATCTCTATAGCTATTCAGCTTTTAGACGGCCGTTCTTCGACGATCGAGAATAATACGTCGGTTGGATACAGCCAGACTATGTGGGCTTTCTTATGTGTCGAAGGGCAGACATGCAGTACCGCAACCCAGGTTGTATTCCTCAATAATTTGAACTTTGGGATTAATGATCCGGACTCAGGAGATAACCCTGTTCCGGCCGGTATGTACTTCGGCGAGTCGCCGTTTGCGGTAACCGATCCGTTTGCGAATCAGGGAAGCTCGATCTCTCATAACCTCTGGTATGGTGTGCGGGGTGCAGCTCCGTTTGGAACATGTCCGCAGGATGTCACTTATGAGACGAATGCAGTGTGCGCGAACCCCAAACTTGTTGCGGAGACGGATTACGACAACATCAATCCGGCACTGACTGCAAGTAGTCCCGCAATCGGAGCAGGTATACCGATCACTGGGATGGCTACAGACTTTGCCGATGCATCACGTCCTGTTTCGAATCCTTCCATCGGTGCATTTGAGTATGGATCCGGAACCGGAGGCACCACTACTGCGCCAACCTCCCAGCCCGCGACAGTAACATTATCCGTACCGTCGAGCACTGTTACTGCGGGACAGCCGGTAACGCTTTCGGCCACGCTGGCTGTGAGCGGCAGTGTGGTGCCGACCGGAACGGTCTCGTTCATGAATGGATCGACATCGCTTGGTACGGCCACTTTGAGTAATTCCGGCACAGCCACCTTGTCACTTTCATCTCTTGCTGCCGGAAACTACACAGTGACCGCCGTATATTCCGGCGACTCACACTACGGTGCAGGAACGTCGAACGCCGTAGCCGTTACTGTGAGCGGTACCAGCAGCACTACACCTCCACCGGTAACAGGCACGCCGCCCCCTGTAACAGGCACACCGCCACCGGTGACAAGTACACCTCCACCCGTAACGAGCTCGCCACCTCCGGTGACGGGCTCGTCCCCGGGGACGGCAGCAATCACGATCAGCCAGCCGAACTACGGGTTCAATGTGATCCCGGGTTCGACTCGGCGGGTCTTTGCTACGGCAACCAATGCAACCTCAAGCCAAATTACCTGGTCTGTTAAATCAGGCTCGGCGCAGATCTCTTCGACGACTGGACCATGGGTTGATGTGACTGCACCGGCAACGGGGTCTTCGTGTTCTTACACGGGGACCAGCGCGCAGTATGGCGTAAGCTCGTCGACCCAATTCACCATAGAAGCGGCCTTGGCTGAGAGTGGTGCCAAGGTCGCGACTGCCACTTTTAATGTTTGCAATCCGACCGTTGAAGTCTCTGTTGTTCCGTTCTATCGCGCGCTCTATGCCAACCAGCCTGCCGATGTACAGAGCCTTGTACTTGGTGCCGTCAATCAGAATGTACATTGGGCAATTACATCGCAGCCCAAGGGAGGTGACGGAAAATTAACCGATTCCGCCTCTCGCGACACCCTCTTTGTTGGAACTGTTCCAGGACGTTATGAGCTTACCGCAACAAGCGTAGCGAACACAGGAAAGAGCGCGACCGCAATTCTCTATGTTACCGGCCACAAGATGCCGTATCGCGTTACACCAAATCTGACCGAGCCTGTTGATTGCTCGGTAGATCCATCCATGCAGGGTGCAGTCTACGAGGTGGGGCCATCGCAGACATTCAAGACTCTGGCGTCGGTGCCTTTCCCGACGATGCTTCCCGGGTCGACAGTTCGGTTACACAATGAAGATAAAACTGGGTTGAATCCAACCACCTATCACGAGTATGTCGAGATATCGCAGCCTGCTACGGCAGAGCAGCCCTTCCGCCTGTGCGGTGTGCCCGATGCTTCAGGCCACCTGCCAATTATCGACGGAACAAAGGCTACCGGGCGTCCTGATACAAGTACGGACATCGCAGGTTATGGCCTTCTGACTCTTCATAACTCCGATGCCTTTGCCTACTGGCCAAAGTTTATAGCTGCACAATACATCGTTGTTGAAGGAATTCAGTTCCGCGATGCAAACCCCGTAACCAGCTACACCGCTCCGACAGGTTCTTCTCATGCCTGGCAGAGCTCTGCGGCATGCATTCATATCAGCGAGGCGCAGAACGTAACATTTGTTGGAAACGACATCGGAAGCTGCGGCAACGGCGTTCTGAGCGACTTCAACAGCAACGCCGGCTGGGGAGCATCCGATGTGAATGTGCTTTGGGAGGGCAACAATATCCATAACAACGGAATTGCCGGCTCGAACCAGGATCATCAGATGTACCTACAATCGTGGAACAATATTGTGCAGTTCAATCGCATCGACAACTACACTAAGGGAGCTCTAGGCGCCAACATCAAGTCGCGCGGCCTGAACGACATCATCCGTTATAACTACCTCGGTGACGGCACACAGCGAGAGATGGATCTGGTCGATGTCAAGGATGCTCCAGCCTACATGTCTTTTACAGGATTTCTAAGTGGCGGAACTAACTCCTTCCACGCGCTGTATAGCAAGGACAGCTATCCTGCCGACCGCATTGCAGCCGAGCAGGAGGCTTGGAACTCGCACTTTGTCTACGGAAATATCTATCAGAACAGCACCTCCGCGGCACCAATTCACTTCTCGATGGATACTGCTGGCGGCGAGCTTGCACGAAAAGGTTCGCTCTACTGGTACAACAACACCTTCTACCAGAAAGCCTGCACGACATGTTCTTCTGTCTGGACCTTGTTCGATACCACGGGAGGAAACGGTACTTACTTTCCTCAGGCCCAGTTTCAGACCGTTCAAGCCTATAACAACGTTATATGGATGGACAGTGTCGCCAAGCCTTACTTCGAGTGGAATAACTACTCTGCATTTATTGGAGTTGGTGGCGGTAACCTTCTGACCTCGAATTGGGGAAGCGATCTTACGACGGGAGGCACTGGCACTGGCTGGAGCGTGGATTCGAGTGCCGTTGCTTACCAGGGAAGTCTGCCTCTGGATAACCACCTGACCGGCTTCGACAAGAACGACATCAAAACTTCCGGATCAATACCGTTTGACCGCACCTCATGGACCCTCGGCACCGCCATTACCGCTGTGCAGAGCGTTCCATCCGCGGTCTGCGAGATGCCGACGCGGTTTGCCTATCTCCCCAATCTGGGCTACGCCGTTCCTCGAACAGCGACCCCAAATGTGGGCGCAACCGATACCATCGCCGAAACCGCAGAGCTTATCAACCAGGCAGCCGGAAGCGGCAGATACAACACGCGCTACTCGAACTGCCACTAGACGCATCGAGCCGCATCTCCCATAAGCCCTGGAGCAGCCATGGAACTGGCTTGTATCCGGGGGCTTTTGGCTTAACGCCGGTGCGAACCGCTGCAATCAACTCTGCGACGAGCCTGCTTCTGCCATCACACCCGCGCTTCATGGCAATGTTTCGGTAGACTCATAAGGTACGTTTGCTTCGAGGGTACTTATTCATGAAATTTCGGTTTATTGCTTTCGTCGTCTGCCTGTCTCTGACGACCGTTGCGGCCCAGGCCCAGTTCGGCCTCTATCTCAACCCCCTTGCCACTCGAGTCAGTAACTCGCAGGCCGATACAGGCCCCTTTGCTTTCCTTGGAGCAAACACCACCTCCAGGATGTTCTACGGTGTGGATATGGGAGGCTACTACAACTTCTATAAGCAGGGTAAAAATGAGGTCGGCGTGGATGTCCGCGACTCCATCGTGCACGGCAACAATGCATCGCTGAACAGTTTCATGCTGGGGCTTCGGGTCGCGACCCAGCCTTTCAAGAACCCATTGAAGCCATATATCCAAGCCTCGGTCGGTCTCGGCACGACCCGTCCACCTACCAGCACCGTGCGCATCAATCGTGCTCAGTATGGAGTCTTCGGCGGAGCAGATTACCCACTCAACCGGCACGTAGATTTCCGTGTCGTCGAAGTAGGCTTCAACTCTCTTCAGACTGCCAGCAGCTCGACCATTGGTGGCACCGGAAGTATCCCAGCTTCCAGGCTGCTTAGCTTCAGCACCGGTTTTGTCTTTCGCTTCCGCTAGCCGTCTTCAGTAGTCTTCCTATCGCTTCGCGCCGTGGACCGGGCCTTATCAACCGATAAGGCCCAGTTCCTTTTCTGCGTCCTTCGCTGTCTGCGTATTTGGAGCCAGGGCAGCGGCCTTCTTCAGATGAAGCTCGGCGTTCGTCTTGTCAGAGAGCTTGCTGTAGATCATCCCCAGGTGATATTGGATCGATGCGCTGTCGGGGGAGGTCTTGACCGTATCTTCCAGCACATCGCGGGCTGAATCGTAGTTCCCCTTCTGGTAGTAGACCCACGCCAGCGTGTCGGCAGCATCGGGTGAATTAGGCATCTGGCGGCGTGCCGTCTGTGCCAGCGACAGGGCGACGTCCAGATTGCCGCCCGTCTCCGTCATCAGGTAGGCGAGGTTGTTCGAGGCGACTGCTTGATCAGGTTCGATCGACAGCGCTTTCTTGTACGAATCGGTAGCACCGCTGCGATCGCCCTGTGCCTCCTGCAACGAACCCAGCACGGTGAACGCCTGAGCATCGTTGGGATGGTCCTTCGTCCACTGCTGCCAAGTGGCAATCGCCTTCGGTGTATCGCCGACACCAACCTGCGCACGAGCATAGGCCATCACGGCAGACTGGTCCTTCGGATTGATCTGCATTGCCTTCTGCGCCGAGGCGAGCGATCCATTGGCATCTCCCGACTGCATCTGCAGCCCTGCCAGCAGGTCATACATCTCGCTGTTTTGCGGAGACTTGGCGATCTGTTCCTGTACCCGGCTCAGCGCCTTTGCGGGCTGCTTCTGATAGATGTAGGTGGAGGCCAGCAGGCTCAGGGCTCGTGCCGAGTTGGGGTTGTTCTGCAGCGACTGCTCCAGCAGGCTCTGTGCTTCAGGAACCTTCTTCTGGATCAGGCGAAGCTGGGCCAGCTCCAGATATGCTCCCGCGTTCTTCGGATCAAGCTTGATGGCCTGGTTGAAGTCAGCCTCAGCCTTGTCCCATAGCTTCTGGCTTCCCTCGGCCATACCGCGCCACAGGTAGGGAATCGCCGACTGCGGTGCAATGGCGATGCTCGCCTCGGCCACCTGTGCCAGCGTCGTATAGTCATGGAGCTGCAACGAAACCTGCGCCAGGCCGCTCTGCGCTTCCAGGCTCTTCGGATTGATGCGCGATGCATCGCGGAAGCTCTGCTGCGCTGTATTGGTGTCGCCCTTTGCAAGTGCCGCACGGCCCAGCCAGAGCTTGACCTGCAGGTTCTCCGGATTGGCCTTGGCCGCCTTCTGCAACACGCCGAACGCCTCGTCCGTCTTATTGTCGTTGAGGAGGAGCATGCTCTTTAGAACAGCTACCTCGGGAAGATTGCTGTCCGTCTTGTTCAGCTCGTCGGAGATCTCACGCACCTTCGGAATGTCGCCCTTGCGCAGCAGAATCTGCGCATAGACGAGCTTCAGCGGAGCGCTCTTCGGATGCTTCGATACCAGGTCGGCATACGCGGCATTTGCTTTGTCGAGTTGACCGGTGCGCAAGTAGTAGGAAGCCAGCAGATCGGCGCCCGTACCCGTATCGTTCAGGTCCTCGGTCGCCTGATGCAATGTCGCCTCTGCATTTCCCGTATCGTTCCGGCGGATATAGAAGTTGGCGAGGCTCGCGCGCGCGATGATGTTCTTCGGATCGGCGGCGATGGCATTCTTCAGCTCGGTCTCAGCTCCTGCCAGATCGTTCTTCTTTTCGAGCAGCGCCGCCAGCACCAGGTGCGCCGTCACATTCTTGCCGTCAAGCGAGACGGCCTTGCGAAGCTCGCCTTCAGCAGCAGTGCCGCTGGTCGGATCAGAGCTTTCGAGCAATCCGAGCGAGGCATGGAAGCCCGCACGGTTTGGATCGAGAGCAAGCGCCTGGTTGATCTGCTTGAGAGCCTCGGCCCGGTCGCCCTTCGTCGCCGCAATGCTTGAGAGCAGAGCGTAGGCATCGGCATTTTTGCTGTCGAGTGCGAGAACCGCATTGGCCTGGTCGGCGGCCTTGTCCGGCTGATGACCAGCGAGCAACAGATTGCCCAGGTCAATGCGTGCCTTCAGGTTGTTCGGCTGCAGATCGACGGTACGCATCAGCTCGGCATAGCCCTGCATCATCGCACCCTGCTTCAGGTAGACCTTCGACAGCTCATAGTGCGCGTCGCCGAAGTTGTGGTCCACCTTCAACGCATTCGAGAACTGGATTGCGGCTTCCTTTAGCTTGCCCTGGTCTTCATAGCGCTTTCCGCTGTCCAGATACCGATGCTTCAGCTTATTGGGGTCGCGTTTGCAGCCCATATTGAGGCTCAGTGTTACGGCCAGACCCAAAACCACGAAAACCCGATATCTTGCCGGAGTCAGTAATCTCTTCATTGCGCTTTCCTCGATCCTTGTTCAAAACAAACTTTATCTTGTAGTGCGTGCTATACCTGCCGTCGCATGGTATTGGACCCTTGTTTATACCCTGAGCAATTCTTGTTCCATATCGTCTCTAGTTTGGGATGAATCGGGGCAGCATCGGTGCCATTAAGGCAGTAAAGCGAAGTGCGCGTTTCCGCGCCTCCGCAACCGTCTCTGTCGGCGCAATCTGTGTGATGACGCGTACCAGCGCTCCATCGGTGCGGTTCATGCGGATCGCGTCGGCGACCATGTAAGCCCTGGCGACATACTCATTGGGAATGCTTCTCCCATGCGCCTGGTACCAGTAAATGACAAACTGTCTCGTGTCCCCATTGCTGATCTGGTACTCGCCGACCCTATAGCTTTTACCGTTCACATCCTGCATCGTGATGTAGCGGCGGGAATCGAACGTCCAGCCCGCACCTGGCAGGCAGTTCTGCGGCGAGTGGATGGACTGGCCCGTACGCTGGGTGGGGAAGTAGCCGATAAACAGACCGATCGGAAGATTAGAACCAACCGGCGTTGAATCCTGGCCGATTTGGATGGGCAGCGAGCTGGTGTAGACCCGATTGAGAAAGTCACCCTTTCCCAATATGGCGAGAACATCGTCTGCGATGGGCAGGTCCTGGCCCGTCCATTGGCCGATCGTCTCCGGCATCTGGCTCAAAGGCTGGCTGAACGGTACGCGATCTTTATCCCCACGGCTGTGCAGGATAAGTGCGGTAACGAAGAGGAGAAGGACGACTGTCCAGAACTTCGGCGATTTCATGCTTTTTTCCCAGTCGTCGGTCGAATGAGCTGCATAGTCCGGTGCACCAGGTACAGGCAGCAGAGTGAGATGACGAACATCACCCAACCGGAAAACTCGTGAAAGAACCCAAGCGCCTTGTCCGGGTCCCAGTATTGAACGCACAAGCCTGTGCCGACGATGCGGACGACATTGGCGGCGACGGCAATGGGAATGCTGGCCAGCGCCAGAATCGTCCGGCGCGATGTAGTGCGCTCAAGGAAATAGCCGTAAAAGACTGCCAGCGCAAACAGGCTCATCAACGAACGGATGCCGCTGCACGCCTCGGCTACTTCCAGCTTCATCACCGGCAACTGAATGACGTTGCCCTCTTGCAGCACCGGAACACCCAGCATCGGCAGAATGTTGCTCGCAATGTGCGACGCCATAAGCTGCAGCGGAAAGGTAATGTGATTGAAGATAATGGCGGGAATCGGAATGGCGAGGATCAGTACCAAAAGGGGAAACCGCAACTCGCGCAGCATCCGGCTGCCGAAGAACGTCCATATCAGTCCTGCCATCAGGAAAAGGAAGGACATGCGGGTGGTAAACAGCTCTACCCCATAGACGCCGAGAATCAGCAGGATAATCCCGAGTACGATCAGCGAGAACCCGCGCCATGTCGGCTCTACCGGAATGGTACTTAGCTTTGCCCTCTTGTCCCATATCAGGTACCCGGCAAACAGCGGCACCAGGAAACCGTGCGAGTAGTCGGGAATGGTGTACCAGTCGTAAACCAGTTTGGCGGCAATATGGTAGTAGATTGCGACCAGAAGTGCGGCGATGATGGCATAAGGTAGCCAGCCGTATTTCTGTGTCCCGTTCGCGGCGTTCGAGCCGCTTGGCTCGCGGCCTTGCCGGTCCGCGATCAGCTCAGGAGGGTAGGACTCGGCTTGAGTGCTGCCTGTCATTCGTAAGACGTTATACTTCACATATCCCCTGTATGCAATTTGCATGCCGCAGTCATGCGACCGGTTTACCGTCGAAAGGACTCCGATAACCGTCAAAGTGGAAGACGGTCGGACAAATGATAGGAAAAACATTTCCTACAAGTGCTGTCGATTTGCACACCAATGCAGTCGTATTGGTGCCTCGGCGCTCCTTCTCGGAACTATAGACCATAAGCAAATGAGATGGCATGACAACTATCGGCAGAACTGGCAAAAAATTGCAGCTGTTTAATAAAACCTGATAAAACCCTGCCCCGTTCTCCGGTTTGGCATTCCTCGTGCTTGAAAACCGGGTACTAAGCAAAGGATTCCTATGATTGCAGGGTTTACAAAACGAAATCGAGGGTGCATCGATCGGGAGGGTAACCCAACTCGTCTGGTAGTTGATTTAACTCCTCTGGCGCAGAGTTCCCTATTGGGACATGATTGGATGTTCAGGACAAAAAAGCTGCACCAGCAAGCAGATGAGGCAAAATGGGAGAAGCCGGTTAACGGCTCGAATAGGGGGAGTTACCTGATGAAGTGGTCTCTTGTTTTGCTCATGGCAATGTCGTCTGCGATGCCTGCTGTTGCGGTAGCCCAGCAAGCGCAATCTCCAGCCGCAGCCACTGCGCAGAATACCGTGTCGGATGCAACGCAGAAGCCATCGACAACGGACTCCAGCGATATTGCCCACTATATTATCGGGCCCGAAGACTCCCTTCAGATCACGGTCTGGAAGGAGCCCACGCTCTCCGGCACAGTTCCCGTGCGCCCCGACGGCAGAATCTCGCTGGTTCTTCTGGGCGACCTGCAGGCTGCTGGCATGACCCCCATGCAACTCGCTGCCGATATCACTCAGCGGCTTAAGAAATACGTTCAGGACCCCATCGTTTCGGTCGTCGTTCTTGCCGTCAACAGCCAGAGGGTCTTCATGATCGGCGAGGTGGGACATGTCGGAGCCATCTCGATGACCGCGGGCATGACCCCCTTGCAGGCCATCGCCGCAGCCGGCGGTCTGTCGCCATTTGCTCACTCCAAACACATCTATATTCTGCGTGGCACCGGAGCTACCCAGAAGAAGATCCCCTACGACTATAAAAAGGCGCTGAAAGGCGACGATAAACAGGGCGTTTCGCTTCAACCTGGCGACACGATTGTGGTCCCATGAGCCGTTCTCTCAAGATTTGTGTTGCTAGCCTGGCGCTCGTTGCTGCCACGGCCTCGGTCGCCTTTGCCCAGGCGGCCCCGGCCAGCACCATGTCGCCGAGTGTCGGTCCGGGGCTTCCCTCGGTCGACGGTATCTTCCACTATTCTCTGAGCGCCTCAGAGCAGTTTCAGTTCGGCGATCTCAATACGGGCGTAGGGTATTCAACCGCCCTGTCCGGTTCGGCTTCCTATAATTCGAGAAGCGTCGCCCATCCGTTCGGGATGCTCTACGCAGGCGGTCTTCTATTAGGAAATCTCTACAAAAATAGTCTGACGCCTTACCAGAACTTCGCCATCTCGCAGGGGCTAGTGAAGGGAGCATGGAACTTTGGCGTGTCCGATTCTGTGAGCTATCTGCCCGAGTCCCCGACCACCGGCCTCTCCGGAATTCCCGGTGTCGGCGATCTCGGCTCGCAACCGACTTCTGGCCCCTCAAGCGGCCCTGCCGGTGGAATTCTGACTGCTAATGCTACGAACGTCAGCAATGCCCTGACCGGCGATGTCGAACGCCGCCTCAGCGGCCGCACCTCGGTAAGCGGAAGCGCCACATGGTCGATCCTCCGCTTTCCCAACAGCAATGGCCTCGACAACTCGCAGGTTATGGGTGAGGTTGGGCTGAATCACCGTCTCGACGTGCGCGACACGATCAGTGGCAATGTAAGCTACTCCACCCTGAGCTACGGTTCAGGAATCAATCTGTCGATCCAGACGCGTGGCATCAACGGCGTATTCCAGCGCGTTCTAAGCCGCAGTCTCTCGATGAGCGCCTCCGCAGGCCCCTTGTGGATTAGCAGCTCCAACAGCGCTGTGGTGCCTTCGAACCTTACCGTGGCTACCGATCTCAGTCTCAACTATTCCCGTCGCGAGGTAACAGGCGGCCTCAATTACACCCGTGGCGTCCAGGGCGGCTCAGGCGTTCAGGCTGGCACTCTGGCCGATAGTGTCTCGGCTTCGATCGGCCGGACTTATGGACGCGATTGGATGACTTCGGTCAGCGCAAACTATACTCATTCCTCAGGTCTGGTGCAGACTGGAGCTGCTGCCGGCACCAATCTTAACTTTCTCTACTTTGGTGGAACCTCCAATATGACCTACGGTGGTGCCCAGGTATCGCGCAGATTGTCGGATTCTCTCTCTGCATTCGCCAGCTATAACGTTCAACATCAATCCATTGACAGCTCGCTGGCTTTACAGAATGCCTTCAGCGGTCTTACGCAGACGTTTGGCGTCGGGATTACCTTCTCTCCCCGCTCCACCCGCCTCGGTCAGTTTTAAGGAGTTATCATGCTTGGCCATCGCGCACTCAGTCTGGAAGACTATACCGCCATCCTCAAGCGCAGGTGGTGGATCATCGTCATCCCGGCGCTTATCCTCCCCATCTTTACCTACGGGATCAGCCATCTCGTCCAGCCCCGCTACGTCTCGCAGACGCTCGTCCTGGTTGAGCAGCAGAAGGTTCCCGACAGCTACGTCAAGCCGGTCGTTACCGAAGATCTCAGCGCCCGCCTCGCCTCGATGAAGGAGCAGATCCTCAGTCGCTCCCGCATCCAACCCATCATCGAGCGCTTCAACCTGTACGGCACCAGCAAGATGTCGATGGACGACCGCATCGATGCCGTCCGCAAGAACATCGATATCAAGCCGATCCAATCGGCGGGTTCGTCGGGGATGCCAGGTTTTTATATCTCCTATCAGGCGAGTGATGCCCGTACGGCCCAGCTCGTCTGCGGCGAGATCACCTCGCTCTTCGTCAGCGAAAATCTCAGCGATCGTACTGCTTCCGCCGAGGGCACCACCGCCTTCCTCCAGGCTCAGCTCGCTGACGCCAAGAGCAAACTCGACGACCAGGATTCCAAGCTGGCGCGCTTTCAGGAGCAGTACGCCGGCAGACTTCCGGGTGAAGAGGCGACCAACATGAATATGTTGACCACCCTCAACACCCAGTTGGATGCGGCCACCCAGGCGCTCGCGCGTCTGGAGCAGGACAAGAGCTACGAGGAGGCGATGCTGGCACAGCAGACCGCAGCTCAAAGCTCAAGCGTTAGCGGTGCTGTAGCCCCGCAGGCGCAGCAGACTGAACTGGATTCGCTTCTCAGCCAGGAAGCCGACCTGACGGCCCGCTACACCGACGACTATCCCGATGTGGTTACGGTTCGACGCAAGATCAAGGAGCTTCGCGCCCAGATGGCCAAAGCTCCCGAGCCTGCGAAGCCGTCGTCGATCTCCACTCCCAGCACCCACGATTCTCTGAGCGTGCAACAGCTTCGTGCTCAACTTCGCGCCGTCGAGCAGGGAATTATTCAG
It encodes the following:
- a CDS encoding GumC family protein; the encoded protein is MLGHRALSLEDYTAILKRRWWIIVIPALILPIFTYGISHLVQPRYVSQTLVLVEQQKVPDSYVKPVVTEDLSARLASMKEQILSRSRIQPIIERFNLYGTSKMSMDDRIDAVRKNIDIKPIQSAGSSGMPGFYISYQASDARTAQLVCGEITSLFVSENLSDRTASAEGTTAFLQAQLADAKSKLDDQDSKLARFQEQYAGRLPGEEATNMNMLTTLNTQLDAATQALARLEQDKSYEEAMLAQQTAAQSSSVSGAVAPQAQQTELDSLLSQEADLTARYTDDYPDVVTVRRKIKELRAQMAKAPEPAKPSSISTPSTHDSLSVQQLRAQLRAVEQGIIQKKRDQAQIQSQIRAYQGRIESTPAVQEQFKNITRDHATAQQFYDDLLNKMNLAKMGTDLEKRQQGENFKVMDEPNLPEAPTFPNRLVFVLGGFIGGLVLGLAIVGLIEYRDTAVRSERDIWAFTKLPTLAVIGFTGEEEQPVPSKRRWPFRRQPELAADSKPLVNTGS
- a CDS encoding polysaccharide biosynthesis/export family protein; amino-acid sequence: MKWSLVLLMAMSSAMPAVAVAQQAQSPAAATAQNTVSDATQKPSTTDSSDIAHYIIGPEDSLQITVWKEPTLSGTVPVRPDGRISLVLLGDLQAAGMTPMQLAADITQRLKKYVQDPIVSVVVLAVNSQRVFMIGEVGHVGAISMTAGMTPLQAIAAAGGLSPFAHSKHIYILRGTGATQKKIPYDYKKALKGDDKQGVSLQPGDTIVVP
- the xrtA gene encoding exosortase A; the protein is MTGSTQAESYPPELIADRQGREPSGSNAANGTQKYGWLPYAIIAALLVAIYYHIAAKLVYDWYTIPDYSHGFLVPLFAGYLIWDKRAKLSTIPVEPTWRGFSLIVLGIILLILGVYGVELFTTRMSFLFLMAGLIWTFFGSRMLRELRFPLLVLILAIPIPAIIFNHITFPLQLMASHIASNILPMLGVPVLQEGNVIQLPVMKLEVAEACSGIRSLMSLFALAVFYGYFLERTTSRRTILALASIPIAVAANVVRIVGTGLCVQYWDPDKALGFFHEFSGWVMFVISLCCLYLVHRTMQLIRPTTGKKA